One stretch of Alcaligenes aquatilis DNA includes these proteins:
- a CDS encoding ABC transporter substrate-binding protein: protein MNKMLARLLMVAFCSALVPAAAHADEPSEIRFATEAGYPPFEFLDPSGELQGFDIDIGNEICKRLQAKCVWIDQSFDSLIPGLQARKFDLANSTMTATEARARVIDFSEPMYIVPVRLAARKGSGLEPTAESLKGKRVGVQQGTTMETYARQNWANNGVTIVAYPSYTDAFNDLAGGRVDATFQEAQNAIEGFLSKPAGADFELTGSTVDDSPILNEPIAMGIRKGNKKLKKTIDEVLREMKADGTMQTFADKYFQKENIRIAP, encoded by the coding sequence ATGAACAAAATGCTTGCCCGCCTCCTGATGGTGGCTTTTTGCAGTGCTTTAGTACCCGCTGCCGCTCACGCAGACGAACCATCCGAAATCCGTTTTGCCACGGAAGCGGGCTATCCCCCTTTCGAGTTTCTGGACCCCAGTGGCGAGCTGCAAGGCTTTGATATCGATATCGGCAACGAAATCTGTAAACGCCTGCAGGCCAAGTGCGTGTGGATCGACCAGTCTTTTGACAGCTTGATCCCCGGCCTGCAAGCCCGCAAGTTCGATCTGGCCAACTCCACCATGACAGCTACTGAGGCGCGCGCCAGGGTCATCGACTTTAGCGAGCCCATGTACATCGTGCCGGTGCGCCTGGCCGCACGCAAAGGCAGCGGCCTGGAGCCCACCGCCGAATCCCTGAAAGGCAAGCGTGTGGGCGTGCAGCAAGGCACCACCATGGAAACCTATGCGCGCCAGAACTGGGCCAATAACGGTGTCACCATTGTGGCTTACCCCAGCTATACCGATGCCTTCAATGACCTGGCCGGCGGCCGGGTTGACGCCACTTTCCAGGAAGCCCAGAACGCCATCGAAGGCTTTTTGAGCAAACCGGCCGGCGCCGATTTTGAGCTGACCGGCAGTACCGTGGACGACAGCCCCATTTTGAACGAACCCATTGCCATGGGCATTCGTAAAGGCAACAAAAAACTCAAAAAAACCATTGATGAAGTTCTGCGCGAAATGAAGGCCGATGGCACCATGCAGACCTTTGCCGACAAATACTTCCAAAAAGAAAACATTCGCATTGCGCCCTGA
- a CDS encoding ABC transporter permease, which translates to MLLYGYGPQLLVGTWETIKLAVLSLLVSLVLGLVAALMKLSRASLLRWVGGLYTTLIRGVPDLVLLMLFFFSLQIWLNELTDWLEWDMIEIDPFGAGVVTLGFIYGAYFAETFRGALMAIPKGQMEAGKACGWSAWQVLHRIQIPQMMRYALPGLGNNWQILLKSTALVSLIGLSDVVKIAQNAGNATFNSFLFVGITALIYLGLTAVSNIGLGYLERRYNIGVKGAQF; encoded by the coding sequence ATGTTGCTTTACGGTTATGGGCCACAGTTGCTGGTCGGCACCTGGGAAACCATCAAACTGGCTGTGCTCTCGCTGCTGGTTTCCCTGGTACTCGGTCTGGTCGCTGCCCTGATGAAACTGTCTCGCGCTTCGCTGCTGCGTTGGGTGGGCGGTTTGTATACCACCTTGATTCGGGGCGTCCCGGACCTGGTGCTCTTGATGTTGTTCTTTTTCAGCCTGCAAATCTGGTTGAACGAACTGACAGACTGGCTGGAATGGGACATGATCGAGATCGATCCCTTCGGTGCCGGTGTGGTCACCCTGGGCTTTATTTATGGTGCCTACTTTGCCGAGACCTTTCGCGGTGCCCTGATGGCCATCCCCAAAGGCCAGATGGAGGCGGGCAAGGCCTGTGGCTGGAGCGCCTGGCAAGTTCTGCACCGCATCCAGATCCCGCAAATGATGCGCTACGCGCTGCCCGGACTGGGCAATAACTGGCAAATCCTGCTCAAATCCACCGCACTGGTGTCCTTGATCGGCCTGAGCGATGTGGTCAAGATTGCCCAAAACGCGGGGAACGCGACCTTCAATTCCTTCTTGTTTGTGGGTATCACCGCCCTGATCTATCTGGGCCTGACCGCTGTGAGCAATATCGGGCTGGGCTACCTGGAACGACGCTACAACATTGGCGTGAAAGGAGCGCAGTTCTAA
- the hisM gene encoding histidine ABC transporter permease HisM has protein sequence MDVLNEFWRAYLYQSNGQLSGLAMTLWLLVISVVIGFFLSIFMAIGRVSGKAWLSRPIGAFTYFFRGTPLYVQILLIYTAMYKLAIVKSVPALEAFFMSGFNCMILALTLNTVGYTTEIFAGAIRSMPSGEVESARAYGMSGWTLYRRVILPQALRRVLPAYSNEVVLMLHATSLAFTATVPDLLKIARDANAATYQTFTSYGIAALIYLCVSFILVGAFRIVEKRQMAFLNH, from the coding sequence ATGGATGTTCTGAACGAATTCTGGCGCGCCTATCTGTACCAAAGCAATGGTCAGCTCTCGGGCCTGGCCATGACCCTGTGGCTGCTGGTGATTTCAGTCGTGATCGGCTTTTTCCTGTCGATTTTCATGGCTATTGGCCGCGTTTCCGGCAAAGCCTGGCTGTCGCGCCCTATCGGTGCCTTCACTTATTTTTTCCGTGGTACGCCCTTGTATGTGCAGATCCTGCTGATCTACACCGCCATGTACAAGCTGGCCATTGTCAAATCGGTGCCTGCACTGGAAGCTTTCTTCATGAGCGGCTTTAACTGCATGATTCTGGCGCTGACCTTGAATACAGTCGGCTACACCACCGAAATTTTTGCCGGTGCCATCCGCTCCATGCCTTCTGGTGAAGTCGAGTCGGCCCGTGCCTATGGCATGTCCGGCTGGACCTTGTACCGCCGCGTGATCTTGCCGCAAGCCCTGCGTCGTGTCCTGCCGGCTTACAGCAATGAAGTGGTCCTGATGCTGCATGCCACCTCACTGGCCTTTACCGCCACGGTTCCCGACCTGCTCAAGATCGCGCGTGATGCCAATGCAGCCACCTATCAGACCTTCACCTCCTACGGGATTGCCGCATTGATTTACCTGTGCGTGTCTTTCATTTTGGTGGGTGCCTTCCGGATTGTGGAAAAGCGCCAAATGGCGTTCTTGAATCACTAA
- a CDS encoding DUF1641 domain-containing protein, protein MNSVSDKSLNPGDAGAAQKSPSALESLLGEDPGIKGLDELIGKIEPLLAGGRLNRVVDAVSLLADLVDMTDDYMLEKLMKGFEEGVGAAWSVGNAARMAADQVRATETTPTLMGLIRLAKEPEVRRGLTFFLMMAGVMGRQMRYQNLDHTGD, encoded by the coding sequence ATGAATTCGGTATCGGATAAATCCTTGAACCCCGGCGATGCGGGTGCGGCTCAGAAGTCCCCCTCTGCCCTGGAAAGCCTGCTTGGAGAGGATCCGGGCATCAAGGGCCTGGATGAGTTGATCGGCAAGATAGAACCCTTATTGGCTGGTGGTCGTTTGAATCGGGTGGTGGATGCCGTGTCCCTGCTGGCCGATCTGGTGGACATGACGGACGACTATATGCTTGAGAAGCTCATGAAGGGCTTTGAGGAGGGCGTAGGAGCCGCCTGGTCAGTTGGAAACGCGGCCCGTATGGCTGCGGATCAAGTGCGAGCCACGGAGACGACCCCGACTCTGATGGGCCTGATACGCCTGGCCAAGGAGCCAGAAGTGCGTCGCGGTCTGACTTTCTTTTTGATGATGGCCGGTGTGATGGGACGTCAGATGCGCTATCAGAACCTGGATCATACGGGCGATTGA
- a CDS encoding NAD(P)/FAD-dependent oxidoreductase: MVQHIVIVGGGIGGTMTANHLVTKLYPEIRSGKVRVTLLSNSPWHYYKPAFMYVAFDAFFRDELRRPQISLLRPEIDFQLEEVSGFDFSASRLHCASGKKIDYDYLVLSTGCVPSPEKIEGLKEGGDHFYQHAPARQLADRLSRLEKGRVLVTVTFPKTHNVPHQCGIAPVETTLMLDEYLRRRGVRDKVEIAYTYPTTSQLLRNCLFMQNEVCQVLPPIFEDRDIKHQRGFTLSRVDPERKIAYSEEGAEEPFDLLMATPPITAVAAVRDSGISQAADNEGWVPTDHQTMKVLGLDNVYVLGDTVDLPISKAGGSCHNQSPVVVNNLASELRFGRTCDEYDGRVVAVAQMGLEGGMPLWYDYKEDVHPTPPTKLGGLLRKGFNRGIYWAVARGLV, from the coding sequence ATGGTGCAGCATATTGTGATTGTAGGTGGTGGTATTGGCGGTACGATGACCGCCAATCATCTGGTGACCAAGCTATACCCGGAAATTCGTTCGGGCAAAGTCCGCGTTACCCTGTTGTCCAATTCCCCCTGGCATTATTACAAGCCCGCTTTTATGTATGTGGCTTTTGATGCCTTTTTCCGGGACGAGCTGCGGCGACCGCAAATTTCCCTTTTACGCCCTGAAATTGATTTCCAGCTGGAGGAGGTCAGTGGCTTTGATTTCTCAGCCAGCCGTTTGCACTGCGCCAGCGGTAAGAAGATCGATTACGACTATCTGGTGCTGTCTACGGGTTGCGTGCCATCACCGGAAAAAATCGAGGGCCTGAAAGAGGGCGGTGATCATTTCTATCAGCACGCCCCTGCCCGTCAGTTGGCTGACCGTCTGAGCAGGCTGGAGAAAGGCCGCGTGCTGGTTACTGTCACCTTCCCCAAAACCCATAATGTTCCGCATCAGTGCGGCATCGCGCCGGTAGAAACTACCTTGATGCTGGATGAATACCTGCGTCGTCGTGGCGTACGGGACAAGGTGGAGATTGCCTATACCTATCCCACCACCTCCCAGCTCCTGCGTAATTGCCTGTTCATGCAGAACGAGGTTTGCCAGGTCTTACCGCCAATTTTTGAGGATAGGGATATCAAGCATCAACGTGGTTTTACCTTGAGCCGAGTGGACCCTGAACGCAAGATTGCGTATTCCGAGGAAGGGGCAGAAGAGCCATTTGACCTTTTGATGGCAACACCGCCAATTACGGCAGTTGCAGCGGTTCGTGATTCGGGGATCTCTCAAGCCGCCGACAACGAGGGCTGGGTCCCCACCGATCATCAAACCATGAAGGTGCTGGGCCTGGACAATGTGTACGTGCTGGGTGACACGGTGGACCTGCCCATCAGTAAAGCAGGTGGCTCATGTCACAACCAGTCGCCTGTGGTGGTCAATAATCTGGCCTCCGAGCTGCGATTCGGGCGTACTTGTGACGAATACGACGGCCGTGTGGTGGCGGTAGCCCAAATGGGTCTGGAGGGGGGGATGCCGCTCTGGTATGACTACAAGGAGGATGTGCATCCTACGCCGCCCACCAAGCTGGGTGGCCTGCTGCGCAAGGGCTTTAATCGGGGTATTTACTGGGCCGTGGCCCGTGGCTTGGTCTAA
- the typA gene encoding translational GTPase TypA translates to MRRALRNVAIIAHVDHGKTTLVDQLLRQAGTFRDNEHISERVMDSGDIEKERGITILAKNCAVEYEGTHINIIDTPGHADFGGEVERVLSMVDGVLLLVDAVEGPMPQTRFVTRKALELGLRPIVVVNKVDRPGARPDFAINATFDLFDKLGATDEQLDFPIIYASGLSGYAGLTEDVREGDMRPLFDAILEHVPQREDDVNAPLQLQICSLDYSSYVGKIGVGRVNRGRVRAAQDVVVKFGPDGEVIKGRINQVLKFKGLERVSVDEAEAGDIVLINGIEELGIGCTVTDPAHQDALPLLRIDEPTLTMNFMVNTSPLAGREGKFVTSRQLRDRLDRELKSNVALRVNETDDDTVFEVCGRGELHLTILIENMRREGYEMAVSRPRVLIREENGVKMEPYEQLTVDVEDGHQGGVMEELGRRRGDLQDMVADGRGRTRLEYRIPARGLIGFQGEFMTLTRGTGLMSHTFDEFRPMREGAVGERRNGVLISQDDGDAVAYALWKLQDRGRMFVSPGDALYEGMIIGIHSRDNDLVVNPIKEKKLTNVRASGKDEHIDLVPPIRLSLEYAVDFLDDDELVEVTPKSIRLRKRYLKEHERRRSQRES, encoded by the coding sequence ATGAGACGCGCATTGCGCAATGTGGCCATTATTGCCCACGTTGACCACGGGAAGACCACCCTGGTCGATCAATTGTTGAGACAGGCAGGTACGTTCCGTGACAACGAACATATCTCCGAACGTGTCATGGACTCGGGCGATATCGAGAAAGAACGCGGTATTACCATTCTGGCGAAGAACTGTGCCGTCGAATACGAAGGCACCCACATCAACATTATCGACACCCCCGGTCACGCTGACTTCGGTGGTGAGGTCGAGCGCGTGCTGTCCATGGTTGATGGCGTGCTGTTGCTGGTGGACGCGGTGGAAGGCCCTATGCCTCAAACCCGTTTCGTGACTCGTAAAGCGCTGGAACTGGGTTTGCGTCCGATTGTGGTGGTCAACAAAGTTGACCGCCCTGGCGCCCGTCCTGACTTCGCGATCAACGCCACCTTTGATCTGTTCGACAAATTGGGCGCTACCGACGAACAGTTGGACTTCCCCATCATTTACGCATCGGGTCTGTCGGGCTACGCCGGTTTGACCGAAGACGTGCGCGAAGGCGATATGCGTCCTTTGTTCGACGCTATTTTGGAACACGTGCCCCAACGTGAAGACGACGTCAACGCACCCCTGCAACTGCAGATCTGTTCCCTGGATTACAGCTCCTACGTGGGCAAGATCGGTGTAGGCCGTGTGAACCGTGGCCGCGTGCGCGCTGCTCAGGATGTAGTCGTGAAATTTGGTCCTGATGGTGAAGTCATCAAGGGCCGCATCAACCAGGTTCTGAAGTTCAAGGGTCTGGAGCGTGTGTCGGTAGATGAAGCCGAAGCCGGTGACATCGTGCTGATCAACGGTATTGAAGAGTTGGGCATTGGTTGCACGGTAACCGATCCTGCTCACCAGGACGCCTTGCCTTTGCTGCGCATTGACGAGCCTACCCTGACCATGAATTTCATGGTGAACACCTCGCCATTGGCTGGCCGTGAAGGCAAGTTCGTGACCAGCCGTCAGCTGCGCGACCGTCTGGATCGCGAGCTGAAATCCAACGTGGCGCTGCGCGTTAACGAAACCGACGACGATACCGTGTTTGAAGTGTGCGGTCGTGGTGAGTTGCACCTGACCATTCTGATCGAAAACATGCGTCGTGAAGGCTACGAAATGGCCGTATCGCGTCCACGCGTGCTGATTCGTGAAGAAAACGGCGTCAAGATGGAGCCCTACGAGCAACTGACCGTGGACGTCGAAGACGGCCACCAAGGTGGCGTGATGGAAGAGCTGGGTCGCCGTCGTGGTGACTTGCAGGATATGGTTGCCGATGGCCGTGGTCGTACCCGTCTGGAGTACCGTATTCCCGCTCGTGGCCTGATTGGCTTCCAGGGCGAGTTCATGACGCTGACACGTGGTACTGGCCTGATGAGCCACACCTTTGACGAGTTCCGCCCCATGCGTGAAGGCGCGGTTGGCGAGCGTCGTAACGGCGTGCTGATCAGCCAGGACGACGGTGATGCCGTGGCCTACGCCTTGTGGAAACTGCAGGATCGCGGTCGCATGTTTGTGTCTCCCGGTGATGCCCTGTACGAAGGCATGATCATTGGTATTCACAGCCGCGACAACGACCTGGTGGTTAACCCCATCAAGGAAAAGAAACTGACCAACGTGCGTGCTTCCGGCAAGGACGAGCACATTGATCTGGTTCCACCTATCCGCTTGAGCCTGGAATACGCCGTGGACTTCCTGGATGACGATGAGCTGGTTGAAGTGACTCCCAAGTCCATTCGCCTGCGCAAGCGTTACCTGAAAGAACACGAGCGTCGTCGCAGTCAACGCGAAAGTTAA
- the truB gene encoding tRNA pseudouridine(55) synthase TruB produces MATRKRGQLIDGVLLLDKSDGMSSNHALQRARRTLDARKAGHTGTLDPFATGLLVCCFGRATKISATMLEADKAYEATLQFGQETDSGDLTGNVVSQAPADFAGVTLEALEAVLPAFRGPITQVPPMYSALKRDGKPLYEYARQGIELEREARHLVIHDLQVQDFTPQSARLFVRCSKGTYIRTLAQDIGRALGCFAHLTALRRTELGPFHIDDAYTLDGLQAMEDPMSALLAIESLPTEILPKKLQSEG; encoded by the coding sequence ATGGCTACGCGAAAACGCGGGCAGTTGATTGATGGTGTGCTGCTACTGGACAAGTCCGACGGAATGTCCAGCAACCACGCTTTGCAGCGTGCCCGCCGCACTCTGGATGCCCGCAAAGCTGGCCATACCGGAACCTTGGACCCGTTTGCGACGGGTCTGCTGGTTTGCTGTTTTGGCCGGGCTACCAAAATTTCTGCCACGATGCTGGAAGCAGACAAAGCCTATGAAGCTACCTTGCAGTTTGGACAAGAAACCGATTCAGGCGACTTGACCGGCAATGTGGTGTCTCAGGCTCCGGCAGATTTTGCCGGCGTCACCCTCGAGGCGCTGGAAGCAGTATTGCCTGCTTTCCGAGGACCCATTACGCAGGTGCCGCCCATGTATTCCGCGCTCAAGCGCGATGGCAAGCCCCTGTATGAATATGCCCGTCAGGGTATAGAGCTGGAACGTGAGGCACGACATCTCGTGATTCACGATTTGCAGGTGCAAGACTTTACGCCGCAATCGGCGCGTTTGTTTGTACGTTGCAGCAAGGGAACCTATATCCGGACCCTGGCGCAAGACATTGGACGTGCTCTGGGGTGTTTTGCCCATCTGACGGCCTTGCGCCGGACAGAATTAGGACCTTTTCATATCGACGACGCCTACACCCTGGATGGGTTGCAGGCGATGGAAGACCCGATGTCGGCCTTGCTGGCCATCGAGAGCTTGCCTACCGAGATTTTGCCCAAAAAACTTCAATCAGAAGGATGA
- the rbfA gene encoding 30S ribosome-binding factor RbfA, with product MARHKSKPNPGRNLRLADQIQKDLAVLIQREIDMTRAGLITLTGVELSPDYAHAKVYYSVLGAEPEVAQAALTEKAGWLHSLLFKLLHIHTVPTLHFHHDRQLERGMELSKLIDSANQADSQLTGSASKSDEPDEQP from the coding sequence ATGGCACGACACAAGTCCAAACCAAACCCAGGGCGCAACCTGCGCCTGGCCGACCAGATCCAGAAGGATCTGGCGGTCCTGATCCAGCGCGAGATCGACATGACCCGCGCTGGTTTGATTACCTTGACCGGCGTGGAGCTGTCTCCTGACTACGCACACGCCAAAGTGTATTACTCGGTGCTGGGCGCCGAGCCCGAAGTCGCTCAGGCTGCTTTGACCGAGAAGGCCGGTTGGTTGCACTCGCTGCTGTTCAAGCTGCTGCACATCCATACCGTTCCAACTTTGCATTTTCATCACGACCGACAGTTGGAACGCGGCATGGAGCTCTCCAAGCTCATCGACAGCGCCAACCAGGCCGATAGCCAATTGACTGGCTCCGCGTCCAAGTCGGACGAACCAGACGAACAGCCCTGA
- the infB gene encoding translation initiation factor IF-2, with protein MSSNTVAQFAQELKMPANVLLEQLRSAGIELKSVDDAITDSDKAKLLESLRRSHGSQEGQKITLTRRQTSEIRQDDGSGRSRTIQVETRKKRVFVKRDPSELVAEANAALAQENAKEQAAQAQAASQEKPAVEQAPAAPVSEPVAPVAAAPETPVQEQAPVESKPEPKPEPEPEVVAAPEPTPVVEPAPEPAAPAEPVVAAQENPSQPEPQPQEHAPAASEPSEAAAEPVQERVESAPSPTAQEKPVEPTKSVNDARQANSVNKNQHPQGTKTPTSTGKPRDMATNSQRRAVRGPVIPPVAADVEQDQDRDRARKAAEAEAAALRDMLNRPRKVLRAPEPEADSKAGAKGAQKKEVKGAKAEKVPGKPVKTDSTPGWTSDASRKKQPSKADVASAGAGGGREGWKANAKAGRGKGGRGGRNAQAERREPQVAEFIAREVHVPETISVSDLAHRMAVKAAEVIKHLMKLGQMVTINQVLDQETAMILVEELGHKAIAAKLDDPEAFLVDTDAQNDAELKPRAPVVTVMGHVDHGKTSLLDYIRRAKIASGEAGGITQHIGAYNVKTDRGTATFLDTPGHEAFTAMRARGTKATDIVILVVAADDGVMPQTREAIHHARAAGVPLVVAINKIDKPEANPERVKQELVAEEVVPEEYGGDVPFIPVSAKSGQGIDELLENVLLQAEMLELKAPIDAPAKGTVIEARLDKGRGPVATILVQSGTLNRGDSVLVGASFGRVRAMLNETGKSLNSAGPSIPVEIQGLTEVPAAGDELVVMADERKAREIALFRQGKFRDVKLSRQQAAKLESMFDNLGEGTQTLSLIIKTDVQGSQEALVQSLVKLSTDEVRVVVVHAAVGGISESDVNLAIASNAVVIGFNVRAEQSAKKLAEANGIDLRYYNIIYDAVDEVKAALSGMLAPEQREEVIGMVEIREVYNVSRIGNIAGCMVTEGVVRRDSQVRLLRNNVVHWSGYLDSLRRFKDDVKEVRSGFDCGITLRGNNDIQVGDQLEIFEIKEIARTL; from the coding sequence ATGTCGAGTAACACTGTCGCCCAGTTCGCTCAAGAACTGAAAATGCCTGCGAATGTTCTGCTGGAGCAGTTGCGTAGCGCAGGTATTGAGCTCAAATCAGTTGATGACGCCATCACTGATTCGGATAAGGCGAAGCTGCTTGAATCGTTGCGCCGCTCGCACGGCAGTCAGGAAGGTCAGAAGATCACCCTGACTCGTCGTCAAACATCGGAGATCCGTCAGGATGACGGGTCGGGTCGTTCCCGCACGATTCAGGTGGAAACACGCAAAAAACGTGTGTTTGTAAAGCGTGATCCCTCCGAGCTGGTGGCAGAAGCCAATGCGGCATTGGCACAGGAAAATGCAAAGGAGCAAGCTGCTCAGGCCCAAGCGGCCAGTCAGGAAAAGCCGGCTGTTGAACAGGCGCCCGCCGCGCCTGTCAGCGAGCCCGTGGCTCCTGTGGCCGCCGCTCCCGAGACTCCTGTGCAAGAGCAAGCCCCTGTTGAGTCCAAGCCTGAGCCCAAGCCAGAGCCTGAGCCCGAGGTGGTCGCCGCTCCTGAGCCGACTCCTGTTGTTGAGCCCGCGCCCGAACCTGCTGCTCCTGCAGAGCCCGTTGTGGCTGCGCAGGAAAACCCAAGCCAACCCGAGCCCCAGCCTCAGGAACACGCCCCTGCGGCATCGGAACCCTCCGAAGCCGCTGCAGAGCCTGTTCAGGAAAGGGTCGAATCGGCTCCCTCTCCTACGGCCCAAGAAAAGCCTGTGGAACCTACTAAATCTGTGAACGACGCCCGTCAAGCTAACTCTGTGAATAAAAATCAGCACCCTCAAGGGACAAAAACGCCCACTTCGACTGGAAAACCTCGGGATATGGCCACCAATAGCCAGCGCCGTGCCGTGCGTGGCCCGGTGATTCCTCCTGTTGCCGCCGATGTGGAGCAAGACCAGGATCGTGATCGCGCCCGTAAGGCAGCAGAGGCGGAAGCCGCTGCGTTGCGCGATATGTTGAACCGTCCTCGTAAAGTCTTGCGTGCTCCCGAGCCAGAGGCTGACAGCAAGGCAGGTGCCAAGGGCGCTCAGAAAAAAGAGGTCAAAGGCGCCAAGGCTGAGAAGGTTCCAGGCAAACCCGTCAAGACTGACAGTACGCCTGGCTGGACCAGCGATGCCAGCCGCAAGAAGCAGCCTTCCAAGGCTGATGTGGCCTCCGCCGGTGCCGGTGGTGGTCGTGAAGGCTGGAAAGCCAACGCCAAGGCAGGCCGTGGCAAGGGTGGCCGTGGTGGCCGCAATGCTCAGGCCGAGCGTCGCGAACCACAAGTGGCAGAATTCATTGCCCGTGAAGTACACGTGCCTGAAACCATTTCGGTCAGCGACCTGGCTCACCGTATGGCCGTCAAGGCAGCCGAGGTGATCAAGCACCTGATGAAACTGGGTCAGATGGTCACCATCAACCAGGTGCTGGATCAGGAAACGGCCATGATTTTGGTCGAAGAGCTGGGTCACAAGGCCATTGCCGCCAAGCTGGACGATCCTGAAGCCTTCCTGGTGGATACGGATGCCCAAAACGATGCTGAACTGAAGCCTCGTGCTCCAGTGGTAACCGTGATGGGTCACGTTGACCACGGTAAAACGTCGCTGCTGGACTACATCCGTCGCGCCAAGATCGCGTCGGGCGAAGCCGGTGGTATTACGCAGCACATCGGTGCTTACAACGTGAAAACGGATCGCGGCACCGCCACTTTCCTGGATACCCCCGGTCACGAAGCCTTTACGGCCATGCGTGCTCGCGGTACCAAGGCTACGGACATCGTGATTTTGGTGGTGGCTGCAGATGACGGCGTGATGCCTCAGACTCGTGAAGCCATTCACCACGCTCGCGCCGCTGGCGTGCCACTGGTGGTGGCGATCAACAAGATCGACAAGCCCGAAGCTAACCCAGAGCGCGTCAAGCAAGAGCTGGTAGCCGAGGAAGTGGTGCCCGAAGAATACGGTGGCGATGTGCCCTTTATTCCTGTGTCGGCCAAGAGCGGCCAGGGCATCGACGAGTTGCTGGAAAACGTCCTGTTGCAAGCGGAAATGCTGGAGTTGAAGGCTCCGATTGATGCGCCTGCCAAGGGTACAGTGATCGAGGCCCGTCTGGACAAGGGTCGCGGTCCAGTGGCCACCATTCTGGTGCAAAGCGGTACCTTGAACCGCGGTGACAGCGTACTGGTTGGCGCTTCCTTTGGTCGCGTTCGCGCCATGTTGAACGAAACCGGCAAGTCGCTGAACTCGGCTGGCCCATCGATTCCAGTGGAAATCCAGGGTCTGACCGAAGTGCCAGCAGCGGGTGACGAACTGGTTGTGATGGCTGACGAGCGTAAGGCCCGTGAGATCGCCCTGTTCCGTCAAGGCAAGTTCCGTGATGTGAAACTGTCGCGTCAACAGGCCGCCAAGCTGGAGTCCATGTTCGACAACCTGGGTGAAGGTACGCAAACCCTGTCGCTGATCATCAAAACCGACGTGCAAGGTTCGCAAGAAGCTCTGGTGCAGTCGCTGGTCAAGTTGTCTACCGACGAAGTGCGCGTGGTGGTGGTACACGCGGCTGTGGGTGGCATCTCCGAGAGCGACGTCAACCTGGCTATTGCATCGAACGCGGTGGTAATCGGCTTTAACGTCCGTGCCGAGCAAAGCGCCAAAAAACTGGCCGAAGCCAACGGCATTGATCTGCGTTACTACAACATCATTTACGATGCGGTGGACGAGGTCAAAGCGGCTCTGTCCGGCATGCTGGCTCCCGAGCAGCGCGAAGAAGTCATCGGCATGGTTGAAATTCGCGAAGTCTACAACGTGTCACGTATTGGTAACATCGCCGGGTGTATGGTTACCGAAGGCGTGGTCCGTCGCGACTCGCAAGTTCGCTTGCTGCGCAACAACGTGGTGCATTGGAGTGGCTACCTGGATTCCCTGCGCCGCTTCAAGGACGATGTCAAGGAAGTGCGTTCCGGCTTCGATTGCGGTATCACACTGCGTGGCAACAACGACATCCAAGTGGGCGACCAGCTTGAGATCTTCGAGATCAAAGAGATCGCCCGGACACTGTAA